The Buchnera aphidicola (Cinara pseudotaxifoliae) genomic interval GGGGGAGAAAAAAAAAGAGATAATATCCGTACTGAAAGATTTAAAATCTGTAGGAGTATCTATAATTACAATTGGTCAATATATGCAACCTAGTAAATATCATTTATCTGTAAAAAAATATATTACACCAAGTGAATTTAATGAATTTAAAAAAATTGCTTCATCTTTAGGTTTTGTTAAAGTTTTTTGTGGTCCTTTAGTGAGATCTTCTTACCATGCTGAACAGCAATATATTTAAATATATAAATAACTTTTATATTCAATAATAATTTTAAAAACATAATATATCAATTTTATTAATTTTATCAAAATAAATTAAATATTTATATTGTTTAAAAATATTAAATAATTAATTAATGTATTAAATTATATTAAAACACCAAAAAAAATTAATTTATTTTTATTGGTGTTTTATTAATTTAAATAATTATTTTATATAATATATTTATCAAAACAAATAGCATTCAATTTACTAAATGATATATTTTTATATATATAATAAATTTTTTTATAAATAGAAGAAATAGTATTTATAGATTTTTTAGGTAAAAATGTTTGTAAAACGTTATAAGATTGCTTTTTAAGCAATTTTTTAATTTTATTTTTAGCTATTTCAGAGATAGTATAATTTCTAGTTGTCCATATAACATCAAAACTATTTAATTTTGCTAGTTTAGCTGCTTTACTAATAGCAACATCTAAATCACCTATTTCATCTACTAAACCTATTTTCTTAGCGTGTTCTCCTAGCCATACTCTACCATTTGCAATTTTTTGTATATACTGTTCAGTTTGATTACGTGAATGTGCTACGATATTAATGAATTTTTTATATCCATAAGAAATATCCATTAACATTCTTTTTTTCTCCTGTATCGACATATCAGTAAACGAATCAAATGAATCATAATAGTCAGTATGTACCCCGCTAGAATGTATACCTATTAATGACAATGTTTTTTCTAGAGTTGGTATGACAGAAAAAATACCTATAGATCCAGTAAGTGTAGTAGGGTGAGCTATAATATAGTCACCAGCAGTAGAAATCCAATAACCTCCAGATGCAGCCATATCTCCCATAGAAATCACTATTGGTTTTTTACATTGTTTTAATTCAAGTAATTTTTGTCTTATACGTTCTGAATCTTCTGTATTACCACCTGGACTGTTTATTCTTAAAACTATAGCTTTTATCTTGTTATTATATTGAGCGTGATTAATTTCGCTTAAAACATATGGAATATCCATAGCATCTGGTTCATCGGAACTATCTCCAATTGTACCATTTGCTATAATTACTGAAATTTTATTTGAATCTGAAGAGATTTTTTGTCCGTGTAAAGGATAATTATCAATGTTGACAACAGGATAGTCAACCTCGTTTGTATTTCTATAAAATTTTTTAATTAAATACTCCGTGCAGCTACTTCTTTTAGCAATGTAGTCTATTAAATGATTGTGTAAAGCATACTGTGCAAAATTATTATCATGTTTTTTTAACTTTTCAATAAATTCTTTGGAATTAGGACAAATTTCTTGTATAGGTATTTTTCTATTACGTGCTATTACACTTAAGAAATGTTTCCATTTAAACTGTACAATATTTTTATCTATTTTTTTATTTGCTCTGGATGAACTATTTCTTAAAAAAGGTTCTACAGCTGATTTGTATTTTCCTATTTTAAAAACATGTATGTGTATTCTAAATTTTTTTAAGAAATTTTTTAGAAACATCTTTGTGTTAGAAATACCGTTAAAATAAATAGATCCACTAGGTAATAAAAATATCCTATCAGCAAAGCTTGCTAAATAATATTCACTTTGTGAATAATTGCTTCCCATTGCAATAATTGGTTTCTTAGATTTTTTAAATTCGTGTAATTTTTTTCCAAAATATTCTAAAACTACTTGATCACTAGAAAAATTATTTTCTGCTTTTAACACAATACCTAGTATCATAGGATCTTTTTCTGCTTGTTTAATTTTTTTAGTAATTTCAAAAATAGAATTATCTGGATTATCTGAGTCACTATTATCTGAAAAATAATGAAACAGTCCATGTTTAAATATACTCTGTAGAGGTGTTTCTTCAAAAGAATCATATAAGCGTATTACTAATACTTTAGGTGTTTCTTTTACAACATCAGTCTTTGGTTTTTCTTTAACATCTTGAAGTGACCAAATAAATATAAAAATTATTATCAATAAAATTAAGTTTAGTAATACTTCTCTTATTATATTTAATAATTTATATATACATTTAAATATTTTGATTATGAAATTAAATAACATGAACATACAAATAACGATCCTCTTACAATAAGATAATTTTTAAAAAAAAATGATATATAAACTTTAAACAACTAAAAGATTATATATACATCATAATTATTAACTATTTTAATATAAAATATGTATATATGTTATACATATTAAATACAAAATAATGTATATTTAAAAATATTTAAATAAATTTATTAATACAATTTTATACATAAAATAAATATTTTTAATAAATGTTATTATGTTCGTGAAAACTTATCTTTATTATTTAAATTTTTTTAATTTTAAATATAATTATTTTAAAAATAATTATATTTGCATCTATAAATAACTAGATATTACTGTTTTTTTTACAAAATTTTATTTATTTAATTTTAATTAATAGAAAAATTCTATTTTATATAATATATATTTTTATATAGAATTAATTGTAGACAATAATTTTGGATGACCTTTTTTATCTATAGCGACATAAACAAATGTAGCTGTGGTTGTGCAGTATGATAATCCGCAAGAACGAGAATTCATTTTTTTAATCCATACTTCAATTTGAATAGTGATAGAAGTATTTCCTATTTTAATGCATTGAGCATAACAAGTTACCACATCTCCTACCGATATTGGTTTTAAAAAATTTATATCTTTAACGTGCACAGTATACACTAGTCCTTTTGAAATTTCTTTTGCTAAAATTCCACCACCAAGATCCATTTGAGCCATAATCCAACCTCCAAAAATCTTTCCGTTTACATTTCTACTAGATGGCATAGCGAGTGTTTTTAACATTATATTGTCAGCTTTAGCAATACTGTTATTTTTATAGTTTGACATTTGATTCACTAATTAAATTATAAATTTTTTTAAATTTTTATAAAAATTGTCTTTGATCATTATATTAATTTTTAAATGTAAAAATTTTTATAGATAATTAACTTTTTTATATTATTAATATCAACATACTTAATTCATTTATAAGATTTATTAATTAAATAATTATAATATATTTATTGAACATTTTTTTAAAAATAACTTAAAAAAATTTTATATGTATAAAAATACATATACAATCTAAGAAAAAACTTTTCTATTTCTAGAAAAATAATAAAATCTAAATAAGTATATAATTATATAAGAAAAATATATATTTATTAATATATTTAATAAAAAAATATTTATATATATCGGAAATGTATATGATAATTTTAATAATATTGAAAATAACCATCTAAATATCAACCAAACTAAAATTTTTGGGATTACAAGATTAACATTAACAAATATTATTTCTATACCACTACATAATGCACTAACTATATTCTTTTTTTCAGCTATATAATAAATAACAGACATAAAAAACATACTATGTAATAATATTTTCAAAATTGTAAAAAAACTAAAGGTTACTTCTATTAATGAATATTGTAAACAAAGAATCAAGGAAAACAAAAAAAAAGATTTAAATATATGTGATATTATATAATAAAATTTTTTTATTAAAAATGACGAAATAAATGGTATTAAACCAAATACTAATGTTAACAAAAAAAAATTACTAATAACAGAACTAATAATTTTCGTACGCATTATATAAAAAATTATTTTTTTTTGATTTACATCCATATCATGTATTACTTTAAATAAAGATGTTTTTTTTAAGAAATCTATACGATATAAACAGGATACTTCATTTACAGTAACATTAAAAATATAGTGTATCAATAATTTTATAAGTGAAGTTATAGTAGAAAATATTAATATTTTTGTTATATTTTTATAAAAAAAATAATGTACATCTATTATTATCATATATATACTAAACAAGATATATCCTCCTTATATTAAATAAATAATATATGTTGATATTATAAATGATATGATTATAAAATATATTTCATTAAAAATATTTTTTTATATAAAAATATTTACTTTTTAAGTAAAAATATTTTTTGTTTTAGATTTGAATCTAATTACTTGTTTTTTCATTTTTATTAACATTTTTTCAACATTCAAAATGTTTTCTTCTATAATTTTTACTATACATGAACCACAGACAATACCTTGTACGCCAT includes:
- the sppA gene encoding signal peptide peptidase SppA encodes the protein MFMLFNFIIKIFKCIYKLLNIIREVLLNLILLIIIFIFIWSLQDVKEKPKTDVVKETPKVLVIRLYDSFEETPLQSIFKHGLFHYFSDNSDSDNPDNSIFEITKKIKQAEKDPMILGIVLKAENNFSSDQVVLEYFGKKLHEFKKSKKPIIAMGSNYSQSEYYLASFADRIFLLPSGSIYFNGISNTKMFLKNFLKKFRIHIHVFKIGKYKSAVEPFLRNSSSRANKKIDKNIVQFKWKHFLSVIARNRKIPIQEICPNSKEFIEKLKKHDNNFAQYALHNHLIDYIAKRSSCTEYLIKKFYRNTNEVDYPVVNIDNYPLHGQKISSDSNKISVIIANGTIGDSSDEPDAMDIPYVLSEINHAQYNNKIKAIVLRINSPGGNTEDSERIRQKLLELKQCKKPIVISMGDMAASGGYWISTAGDYIIAHPTTLTGSIGIFSVIPTLEKTLSLIGIHSSGVHTDYYDSFDSFTDMSIQEKKRMLMDISYGYKKFINIVAHSRNQTEQYIQKIANGRVWLGEHAKKIGLVDEIGDLDVAISKAAKLAKLNSFDVIWTTRNYTISEIAKNKIKKLLKKQSYNVLQTFLPKKSINTISSIYKKIYYIYKNISFSKLNAICFDKYII
- the yciA gene encoding acyl-CoA thioester hydrolase YciA; the encoded protein is MSNYKNNSIAKADNIMLKTLAMPSSRNVNGKIFGGWIMAQMDLGGGILAKEISKGLVYTVHVKDINFLKPISVGDVVTCYAQCIKIGNTSITIQIEVWIKKMNSRSCGLSYCTTTATFVYVAIDKKGHPKLLSTINSI
- a CDS encoding YciC family protein codes for the protein MIIIDVHYFFYKNITKILIFSTITSLIKLLIHYIFNVTVNEVSCLYRIDFLKKTSLFKVIHDMDVNQKKIIFYIMRTKIISSVISNFFLLTLVFGLIPFISSFLIKKFYYIISHIFKSFFLFSLILCLQYSLIEVTFSFFTILKILLHSMFFMSVIYYIAEKKNIVSALCSGIEIIFVNVNLVIPKILVWLIFRWLFSILLKLSYTFPIYINIFLLNILINIYFSYIIIYLFRFYYFSRNRKVFS